The Nicotiana tomentosiformis chromosome 2, ASM39032v3, whole genome shotgun sequence genome includes the window AAATTCGGCCAATGGCAAGAATctatcccactgccctccgaagtcaataacacatgctctgagcatatcctctagaatctgaactgtccgctttgactgcccgtcggtctgcagatgaaaggctgtgATGAGCTCTACTCCCCAACTCGCTCTGTACTACTCTTCAaaaatgcgaagtgaactgagggcttCTATCTTATATGatagaaacaggcacaccatgcaaccggacaatctcctgaatgtaaatctgggccaacctctctaaagagtaagtagtcaccaccggattaaagtgtgccaacttggtcagcctatcgacaatgacccaaacggcatcaaacttcctcaatgtccgcagcaacccaactatgaagtccatagtgatgcgctcccacttccactctggtataaccatctgctagagtaggccacctggcctctggtgctcaaaCGTAACCTGCTGGAAATTCAGAcatctcgctacatactcaactatgtccttcttcatccgccgccaccaataatgctgcctcaagtcgcgatacatcttcgtagtacctgaatgaatagaataccgagaactgtgcgcCTCCTCTAGAATTTTCTCCCTCAagacatcaacattaggaacacataggcgaccttggagtcgcagaacaccatccttaccgatagtaacctccttggcaccaccctgtagtacagTCTCTCTGAGGACCAACAAGTAcagatcatcatactgacgagccttgatccgctcaagtAATGAAGAccgagccacaacacatgcaagaattcgactgggctctgaaatatccaacct containing:
- the LOC138904997 gene encoding uncharacterized protein, producing MVADILSRKIESIGSLAFISAEERPLALDIQSLANRLVRLDISEPSRILACVVARSSLLERIKARQYDDLYLLVLRETVLQGGAKEVTIGKDGVLRLQGRLCVPNVDVLREKILEEAHSSRYSIHSGTTKMYRDLRQHYWWRRMKKDIVEYVARCLNFQQVTFEHQRPGGLL